In Cottoperca gobio chromosome 1, fCotGob3.1, whole genome shotgun sequence, a genomic segment contains:
- the rfx1b gene encoding MHC class II regulatory factor RFX1 isoform X3, with translation MFCGGCYYDLEAVCQGSVHSNDSLSDSSPPASGVPTQVVQPVQNTQQRSVLQVVSQAAKRIQSGHINNLQSVHINQEVEHVYSGQVQYVDGGGDATFATSSIRSSNYPFSDSPLYSQTPPTSSSYYETTPTSESDITGSVTPQPVSVATAGANSGVVASGGGGYVIQGGYVLGGGAAAGGGGGGGGGQSYSSPNSRAPPATVQWLCDNYEGAEGVSLPRCTLYYHYLLHCQEQKLEPVNAASFGKLIRSVFMGLRTRRLGTRGNSKYHYYGLRIKSGSPLLRLMDEQQHMALRQQPFSQKNRMKPLQKAQGITNGTSGGMGQQAAALCDISAQVQQYQQFLEASRPLPDFVDIDLQDRTLPDGILSEHLKAFQTLYREHCEAILDVMVNLQFTLVETLWKSFWRFSQSTDTESLNLHNESEKRLPKSCLVVLCKYEPVLRWTKECDNLLYQTLVEILIPDVLRPIPSALTQAIRNFAKSLENWLTGAMMNIPEEMVRIKVVCVGSFSQTLRRYTSLNHLAQAARAVLQNTAQINQMLSDLNRVDFTNVQEQASWVCQCEDRVVQRLEQDFKMTLQQQNSLEQWATWLDGVVTEALKPYEHNTAALPKAAKVFLLNWSFYSSMVIRDLTLRSAASFGSFHLIRLLYDEYMYYLIEHRVAQAKGVTPIAVMGEFASTVKSRISPDLEKEEEEDEEDEESEDEGGDLVLQSTSLSAMDDEKDPMEPPAKLPRTTFNLHTLTDSTQP, from the exons ATGTTCTGCGGTGGCTGTTATTACGATTTGGAAGCAGTGTGTC AGGGCTCTGTTCACTCCAATGACAGCCTGTCGGACTCCAGCCCGCCTGCCTCTGGTGTTCCCACTCAGGTGGTCCAACCAGTGCAGAACACCCAACAG AGGTCAGTGTTGCAAGTGGTGTCGCAGGCAGCCAAGAGGATTCAGTCCGGCCACATCAACAACCTGCAGTCTGTGCACATTAACCAGGAG GTGGAGCATGTGTACTCTGGTCAGGTGCAGTATGTGGACGGAGGAGGAGACGCCACTTTTGCCACATCCTCCAT tcgATCGAGCAACTACCCTTTCTCCGACTCGCCCCTTTACTCCCAGacccctcccacctcctcctcctactaTGAGACCACGCCCACCTCTGAGTCAGACATCACCGGCTCTGTGACCCCGCAGCCCGTTTCTGTGGCAACAGCGGGAGCCAATAGCGGGGTAGTTGCCTCGGGCGGAGGGGGCTATGTCATTCAGGGAGGTTACGTGttaggaggaggagcagcagcaggtggaggaggaggaggaggaggaggacagagttaCTCCAGCCCTAATTCTCGTGCCCCACCCGCTACT GTGCAGTGGCTGTGTGATAACTACGAGGGGGCGGAGGGGGTGAGTTTACCTCGCTGCACCCTCTACTACCACTACCTGCTGCACTGCCAGGAGCAGAAGCTAGAACCTGTTAATGCTGCATCCTTCGGCAAACTCATCAGGTCCGTCTTCATGGGGCTACGTACGAGGAGATTAGGGAccag agggAACTCAAAGTACCACTACTACGGTCTGAGGATCAAATCTGGTTCCCCGCTGCTCAGACTGATGGATGAACAACAGCACATGGCGTTGAGGCAGCAGCCTTTCTCACAGAAAAACAG GATGAAGCCACTTCAGAAGGCACAGGGCATCACCAATGGGACATCAGGTGGGATGGGTCAGCAGGCGGCGGCGCTTTGTGATATTTCGGCACAGGTGCAACAGTATCAGCAGTTTCTGG AGGCATCAAGGCCGCTGCCAGACTTTGTGGACATTGATCTACAAGATCGAACCCTGCCTGACGGGATCCTCTCAGAACACCTCAAGGCCTTTCAGACTCTCTACAGAGAACACTGTGAG GCCATTCTGGACGTGATGGTCAACCTTCAGTTCACTCTCGTAGAGACACTGTGGAAATCCTTCTGGAGGTTCAGCCAGAGCACAGACACCGAATCACTCAACCT gcaCAATGAGTCTGAGAAGCGTCTGCCCAAATCGTGCCTGGTGGTGCTGTGTAAGTATGAGCCCGTGCTGCGCTGGACGAAAGAGTGCGACAACCTGCTCTACCAGACTCTGGTGGAGATCCTCATCCCTGATGTACTGAGACCCATCCCTA GTGCCTTAACTCAGGCCATCCGCAACTTTGCCAAGAGTCTGGAGAACTGGTTGACAGGCGCCATGATGAACATCCCAGAAGAGATGGTTCGCATAAAG gtggtgtgtgtgggctCCTTCTCCCAGACGCTGCGCCGCTACACCAGCCTGAACCACCTGGCCCAGGCAGCCCGTGCCGTCCTCCAGAACACAGCCCAGATCAACCAGATGCTCTCGGACCTCAACAGGGTGGATTTTACTAACGTACAG GAGCAGGCATCCTGGGTATGTCAGTGTGAAGACCGGGTGGTTCAGCGGCTGGAGcaagattttaaaatgactctgcagcagcagaactcTCTGGAGCAGTGGGCCACCTGGCTGGATGGAGTCGTCACCGAGGCCCTGAAGCCCTACGAGCACAACACAGCCGCTCTACCAAAGGCTGCCAAGGTCTTCCTGCTCAACTGGTCCTTCTatag CTCGATGGTCATCCGGGACCTGACTCTCCGCAGTGCTGCCAGCTTTGGCTCCTTTCACCTGATCCGCTTGCTGTATGATGAGTACATGTACTACCTGATCGAACACAGGGTGGCCCAGGCTAAAGGAGTGACACCCATCGCGGTCATGGGAGAA TTTGCCAGCACTGTCAAGAGCCGAATCTCTCCGGACCTGGAGAAAG aagaagaagaggacgaggaggacgaggagagcGAGGACGAGGGCGGAGATCTCGTGCTGCAGTCCACCTCTCTGAGTGCGATGGACGACGAGAAGGACCCGATGGAGCCGCCCGCCAAGCTGCCCAGGACCACTTTCAATCTGCACACTCTGACGGACAGCACACAACCTTAG
- the rfx1b gene encoding MHC class II regulatory factor RFX1 isoform X2: protein MATSGYSEDLQPQQANSVTIATPAATTPSSAKTAHFLSELPPTSGTVSPANRSATASKTGQDALCSQAPPTGQNQKPVVLTTPTQHYGTPEIQHSAVQKSNGQSNSPQYIIVTVTEGSVHSNDSLSDSSPPASGVPTQVVQPVQNTQQVEHVYSGQVQYVDGGGDATFATSSIRSSNYPFSDSPLYSQTPPTSSSYYETTPTSESDITGSVTPQPVSVATAGANSGVVASGGGGYVIQGGYVLGGGAAAGGGGGGGGGQSYSSPNSRAPPATVQWLCDNYEGAEGVSLPRCTLYYHYLLHCQEQKLEPVNAASFGKLIRSVFMGLRTRRLGTRGNSKYHYYGLRIKSGSPLLRLMDEQQHMALRQQPFSQKNRMKPLQKAQGITNGTSGGMGQQAAALCDISAQVQQYQQFLEASRPLPDFVDIDLQDRTLPDGILSEHLKAFQTLYREHCEAILDVMVNLQFTLVETLWKSFWRFSQSTDTESLNLHNESEKRLPKSCLVVLCKYEPVLRWTKECDNLLYQTLVEILIPDVLRPIPSALTQAIRNFAKSLENWLTGAMMNIPEEMVRIKVVCVGSFSQTLRRYTSLNHLAQAARAVLQNTAQINQMLSDLNRVDFTNVQEQASWVCQCEDRVVQRLEQDFKMTLQQQNSLEQWATWLDGVVTEALKPYEHNTAALPKAAKVFLLNWSFYSSMVIRDLTLRSAASFGSFHLIRLLYDEYMYYLIEHRVAQAKGVTPIAVMGEFASTVKSRISPDLEKEEEEDEEDEESEDEGGDLVLQSTSLSAMDDEKDPMEPPAKLPRTTFNLHTLTDSTQP from the exons ATGGCGACTTCTGGATACTCGGAGGACCTTCAGCCTCAGCAGGCCAACAGTGTAACCATAGCAACACCTGCTGCCACCACACCCTCATCCGCAAAGACAGCACACTTCCTGTCCGAACTCCCACCGACCTCTGGAACCGTTTCACCGGCTAACCGATCAGCCACTGCCTCAAAAACAGGACAGGATGCACTTTGTTCTCAAGCGCCGCCCACCGGCCAGAACCAGAAGCCAGTGGTTCTGACGACTCCCACGCAACACTATGGGACCCCAGAAATCCAACACTCTGCGGTCCAGAAAAGTAATGGTCAGAGCAACTCTCCCCAGTACATCATAGTGACTGttacag AGGGCTCTGTTCACTCCAATGACAGCCTGTCGGACTCCAGCCCGCCTGCCTCTGGTGTTCCCACTCAGGTGGTCCAACCAGTGCAGAACACCCAACAG GTGGAGCATGTGTACTCTGGTCAGGTGCAGTATGTGGACGGAGGAGGAGACGCCACTTTTGCCACATCCTCCAT tcgATCGAGCAACTACCCTTTCTCCGACTCGCCCCTTTACTCCCAGacccctcccacctcctcctcctactaTGAGACCACGCCCACCTCTGAGTCAGACATCACCGGCTCTGTGACCCCGCAGCCCGTTTCTGTGGCAACAGCGGGAGCCAATAGCGGGGTAGTTGCCTCGGGCGGAGGGGGCTATGTCATTCAGGGAGGTTACGTGttaggaggaggagcagcagcaggtggaggaggaggaggaggaggaggacagagttaCTCCAGCCCTAATTCTCGTGCCCCACCCGCTACT GTGCAGTGGCTGTGTGATAACTACGAGGGGGCGGAGGGGGTGAGTTTACCTCGCTGCACCCTCTACTACCACTACCTGCTGCACTGCCAGGAGCAGAAGCTAGAACCTGTTAATGCTGCATCCTTCGGCAAACTCATCAGGTCCGTCTTCATGGGGCTACGTACGAGGAGATTAGGGAccag agggAACTCAAAGTACCACTACTACGGTCTGAGGATCAAATCTGGTTCCCCGCTGCTCAGACTGATGGATGAACAACAGCACATGGCGTTGAGGCAGCAGCCTTTCTCACAGAAAAACAG GATGAAGCCACTTCAGAAGGCACAGGGCATCACCAATGGGACATCAGGTGGGATGGGTCAGCAGGCGGCGGCGCTTTGTGATATTTCGGCACAGGTGCAACAGTATCAGCAGTTTCTGG AGGCATCAAGGCCGCTGCCAGACTTTGTGGACATTGATCTACAAGATCGAACCCTGCCTGACGGGATCCTCTCAGAACACCTCAAGGCCTTTCAGACTCTCTACAGAGAACACTGTGAG GCCATTCTGGACGTGATGGTCAACCTTCAGTTCACTCTCGTAGAGACACTGTGGAAATCCTTCTGGAGGTTCAGCCAGAGCACAGACACCGAATCACTCAACCT gcaCAATGAGTCTGAGAAGCGTCTGCCCAAATCGTGCCTGGTGGTGCTGTGTAAGTATGAGCCCGTGCTGCGCTGGACGAAAGAGTGCGACAACCTGCTCTACCAGACTCTGGTGGAGATCCTCATCCCTGATGTACTGAGACCCATCCCTA GTGCCTTAACTCAGGCCATCCGCAACTTTGCCAAGAGTCTGGAGAACTGGTTGACAGGCGCCATGATGAACATCCCAGAAGAGATGGTTCGCATAAAG gtggtgtgtgtgggctCCTTCTCCCAGACGCTGCGCCGCTACACCAGCCTGAACCACCTGGCCCAGGCAGCCCGTGCCGTCCTCCAGAACACAGCCCAGATCAACCAGATGCTCTCGGACCTCAACAGGGTGGATTTTACTAACGTACAG GAGCAGGCATCCTGGGTATGTCAGTGTGAAGACCGGGTGGTTCAGCGGCTGGAGcaagattttaaaatgactctgcagcagcagaactcTCTGGAGCAGTGGGCCACCTGGCTGGATGGAGTCGTCACCGAGGCCCTGAAGCCCTACGAGCACAACACAGCCGCTCTACCAAAGGCTGCCAAGGTCTTCCTGCTCAACTGGTCCTTCTatag CTCGATGGTCATCCGGGACCTGACTCTCCGCAGTGCTGCCAGCTTTGGCTCCTTTCACCTGATCCGCTTGCTGTATGATGAGTACATGTACTACCTGATCGAACACAGGGTGGCCCAGGCTAAAGGAGTGACACCCATCGCGGTCATGGGAGAA TTTGCCAGCACTGTCAAGAGCCGAATCTCTCCGGACCTGGAGAAAG aagaagaagaggacgaggaggacgaggagagcGAGGACGAGGGCGGAGATCTCGTGCTGCAGTCCACCTCTCTGAGTGCGATGGACGACGAGAAGGACCCGATGGAGCCGCCCGCCAAGCTGCCCAGGACCACTTTCAATCTGCACACTCTGACGGACAGCACACAACCTTAG
- the rfx1b gene encoding MHC class II regulatory factor RFX1 isoform X1 → MATSGYSEDLQPQQANSVTIATPAATTPSSAKTAHFLSELPPTSGTVSPANRSATASKTGQDALCSQAPPTGQNQKPVVLTTPTQHYGTPEIQHSAVQKSNGQSNSPQYIIVTVTEGSVHSNDSLSDSSPPASGVPTQVVQPVQNTQQRSVLQVVSQAAKRIQSGHINNLQSVHINQEVEHVYSGQVQYVDGGGDATFATSSIRSSNYPFSDSPLYSQTPPTSSSYYETTPTSESDITGSVTPQPVSVATAGANSGVVASGGGGYVIQGGYVLGGGAAAGGGGGGGGGQSYSSPNSRAPPATVQWLCDNYEGAEGVSLPRCTLYYHYLLHCQEQKLEPVNAASFGKLIRSVFMGLRTRRLGTRGNSKYHYYGLRIKSGSPLLRLMDEQQHMALRQQPFSQKNRMKPLQKAQGITNGTSGGMGQQAAALCDISAQVQQYQQFLEASRPLPDFVDIDLQDRTLPDGILSEHLKAFQTLYREHCEAILDVMVNLQFTLVETLWKSFWRFSQSTDTESLNLHNESEKRLPKSCLVVLCKYEPVLRWTKECDNLLYQTLVEILIPDVLRPIPSALTQAIRNFAKSLENWLTGAMMNIPEEMVRIKVVCVGSFSQTLRRYTSLNHLAQAARAVLQNTAQINQMLSDLNRVDFTNVQEQASWVCQCEDRVVQRLEQDFKMTLQQQNSLEQWATWLDGVVTEALKPYEHNTAALPKAAKVFLLNWSFYSSMVIRDLTLRSAASFGSFHLIRLLYDEYMYYLIEHRVAQAKGVTPIAVMGEFASTVKSRISPDLEKEEEEDEEDEESEDEGGDLVLQSTSLSAMDDEKDPMEPPAKLPRTTFNLHTLTDSTQP, encoded by the exons ATGGCGACTTCTGGATACTCGGAGGACCTTCAGCCTCAGCAGGCCAACAGTGTAACCATAGCAACACCTGCTGCCACCACACCCTCATCCGCAAAGACAGCACACTTCCTGTCCGAACTCCCACCGACCTCTGGAACCGTTTCACCGGCTAACCGATCAGCCACTGCCTCAAAAACAGGACAGGATGCACTTTGTTCTCAAGCGCCGCCCACCGGCCAGAACCAGAAGCCAGTGGTTCTGACGACTCCCACGCAACACTATGGGACCCCAGAAATCCAACACTCTGCGGTCCAGAAAAGTAATGGTCAGAGCAACTCTCCCCAGTACATCATAGTGACTGttacag AGGGCTCTGTTCACTCCAATGACAGCCTGTCGGACTCCAGCCCGCCTGCCTCTGGTGTTCCCACTCAGGTGGTCCAACCAGTGCAGAACACCCAACAG AGGTCAGTGTTGCAAGTGGTGTCGCAGGCAGCCAAGAGGATTCAGTCCGGCCACATCAACAACCTGCAGTCTGTGCACATTAACCAGGAG GTGGAGCATGTGTACTCTGGTCAGGTGCAGTATGTGGACGGAGGAGGAGACGCCACTTTTGCCACATCCTCCAT tcgATCGAGCAACTACCCTTTCTCCGACTCGCCCCTTTACTCCCAGacccctcccacctcctcctcctactaTGAGACCACGCCCACCTCTGAGTCAGACATCACCGGCTCTGTGACCCCGCAGCCCGTTTCTGTGGCAACAGCGGGAGCCAATAGCGGGGTAGTTGCCTCGGGCGGAGGGGGCTATGTCATTCAGGGAGGTTACGTGttaggaggaggagcagcagcaggtggaggaggaggaggaggaggaggacagagttaCTCCAGCCCTAATTCTCGTGCCCCACCCGCTACT GTGCAGTGGCTGTGTGATAACTACGAGGGGGCGGAGGGGGTGAGTTTACCTCGCTGCACCCTCTACTACCACTACCTGCTGCACTGCCAGGAGCAGAAGCTAGAACCTGTTAATGCTGCATCCTTCGGCAAACTCATCAGGTCCGTCTTCATGGGGCTACGTACGAGGAGATTAGGGAccag agggAACTCAAAGTACCACTACTACGGTCTGAGGATCAAATCTGGTTCCCCGCTGCTCAGACTGATGGATGAACAACAGCACATGGCGTTGAGGCAGCAGCCTTTCTCACAGAAAAACAG GATGAAGCCACTTCAGAAGGCACAGGGCATCACCAATGGGACATCAGGTGGGATGGGTCAGCAGGCGGCGGCGCTTTGTGATATTTCGGCACAGGTGCAACAGTATCAGCAGTTTCTGG AGGCATCAAGGCCGCTGCCAGACTTTGTGGACATTGATCTACAAGATCGAACCCTGCCTGACGGGATCCTCTCAGAACACCTCAAGGCCTTTCAGACTCTCTACAGAGAACACTGTGAG GCCATTCTGGACGTGATGGTCAACCTTCAGTTCACTCTCGTAGAGACACTGTGGAAATCCTTCTGGAGGTTCAGCCAGAGCACAGACACCGAATCACTCAACCT gcaCAATGAGTCTGAGAAGCGTCTGCCCAAATCGTGCCTGGTGGTGCTGTGTAAGTATGAGCCCGTGCTGCGCTGGACGAAAGAGTGCGACAACCTGCTCTACCAGACTCTGGTGGAGATCCTCATCCCTGATGTACTGAGACCCATCCCTA GTGCCTTAACTCAGGCCATCCGCAACTTTGCCAAGAGTCTGGAGAACTGGTTGACAGGCGCCATGATGAACATCCCAGAAGAGATGGTTCGCATAAAG gtggtgtgtgtgggctCCTTCTCCCAGACGCTGCGCCGCTACACCAGCCTGAACCACCTGGCCCAGGCAGCCCGTGCCGTCCTCCAGAACACAGCCCAGATCAACCAGATGCTCTCGGACCTCAACAGGGTGGATTTTACTAACGTACAG GAGCAGGCATCCTGGGTATGTCAGTGTGAAGACCGGGTGGTTCAGCGGCTGGAGcaagattttaaaatgactctgcagcagcagaactcTCTGGAGCAGTGGGCCACCTGGCTGGATGGAGTCGTCACCGAGGCCCTGAAGCCCTACGAGCACAACACAGCCGCTCTACCAAAGGCTGCCAAGGTCTTCCTGCTCAACTGGTCCTTCTatag CTCGATGGTCATCCGGGACCTGACTCTCCGCAGTGCTGCCAGCTTTGGCTCCTTTCACCTGATCCGCTTGCTGTATGATGAGTACATGTACTACCTGATCGAACACAGGGTGGCCCAGGCTAAAGGAGTGACACCCATCGCGGTCATGGGAGAA TTTGCCAGCACTGTCAAGAGCCGAATCTCTCCGGACCTGGAGAAAG aagaagaagaggacgaggaggacgaggagagcGAGGACGAGGGCGGAGATCTCGTGCTGCAGTCCACCTCTCTGAGTGCGATGGACGACGAGAAGGACCCGATGGAGCCGCCCGCCAAGCTGCCCAGGACCACTTTCAATCTGCACACTCTGACGGACAGCACACAACCTTAG
- the rfx1b gene encoding MHC class II regulatory factor RFX1 isoform X4 produces MFCGGCYYDLEAVCQGSVHSNDSLSDSSPPASGVPTQVVQPVQNTQQVEHVYSGQVQYVDGGGDATFATSSIRSSNYPFSDSPLYSQTPPTSSSYYETTPTSESDITGSVTPQPVSVATAGANSGVVASGGGGYVIQGGYVLGGGAAAGGGGGGGGGQSYSSPNSRAPPATVQWLCDNYEGAEGVSLPRCTLYYHYLLHCQEQKLEPVNAASFGKLIRSVFMGLRTRRLGTRGNSKYHYYGLRIKSGSPLLRLMDEQQHMALRQQPFSQKNRMKPLQKAQGITNGTSGGMGQQAAALCDISAQVQQYQQFLEASRPLPDFVDIDLQDRTLPDGILSEHLKAFQTLYREHCEAILDVMVNLQFTLVETLWKSFWRFSQSTDTESLNLHNESEKRLPKSCLVVLCKYEPVLRWTKECDNLLYQTLVEILIPDVLRPIPSALTQAIRNFAKSLENWLTGAMMNIPEEMVRIKVVCVGSFSQTLRRYTSLNHLAQAARAVLQNTAQINQMLSDLNRVDFTNVQEQASWVCQCEDRVVQRLEQDFKMTLQQQNSLEQWATWLDGVVTEALKPYEHNTAALPKAAKVFLLNWSFYSSMVIRDLTLRSAASFGSFHLIRLLYDEYMYYLIEHRVAQAKGVTPIAVMGEFASTVKSRISPDLEKEEEEDEEDEESEDEGGDLVLQSTSLSAMDDEKDPMEPPAKLPRTTFNLHTLTDSTQP; encoded by the exons ATGTTCTGCGGTGGCTGTTATTACGATTTGGAAGCAGTGTGTC AGGGCTCTGTTCACTCCAATGACAGCCTGTCGGACTCCAGCCCGCCTGCCTCTGGTGTTCCCACTCAGGTGGTCCAACCAGTGCAGAACACCCAACAG GTGGAGCATGTGTACTCTGGTCAGGTGCAGTATGTGGACGGAGGAGGAGACGCCACTTTTGCCACATCCTCCAT tcgATCGAGCAACTACCCTTTCTCCGACTCGCCCCTTTACTCCCAGacccctcccacctcctcctcctactaTGAGACCACGCCCACCTCTGAGTCAGACATCACCGGCTCTGTGACCCCGCAGCCCGTTTCTGTGGCAACAGCGGGAGCCAATAGCGGGGTAGTTGCCTCGGGCGGAGGGGGCTATGTCATTCAGGGAGGTTACGTGttaggaggaggagcagcagcaggtggaggaggaggaggaggaggaggacagagttaCTCCAGCCCTAATTCTCGTGCCCCACCCGCTACT GTGCAGTGGCTGTGTGATAACTACGAGGGGGCGGAGGGGGTGAGTTTACCTCGCTGCACCCTCTACTACCACTACCTGCTGCACTGCCAGGAGCAGAAGCTAGAACCTGTTAATGCTGCATCCTTCGGCAAACTCATCAGGTCCGTCTTCATGGGGCTACGTACGAGGAGATTAGGGAccag agggAACTCAAAGTACCACTACTACGGTCTGAGGATCAAATCTGGTTCCCCGCTGCTCAGACTGATGGATGAACAACAGCACATGGCGTTGAGGCAGCAGCCTTTCTCACAGAAAAACAG GATGAAGCCACTTCAGAAGGCACAGGGCATCACCAATGGGACATCAGGTGGGATGGGTCAGCAGGCGGCGGCGCTTTGTGATATTTCGGCACAGGTGCAACAGTATCAGCAGTTTCTGG AGGCATCAAGGCCGCTGCCAGACTTTGTGGACATTGATCTACAAGATCGAACCCTGCCTGACGGGATCCTCTCAGAACACCTCAAGGCCTTTCAGACTCTCTACAGAGAACACTGTGAG GCCATTCTGGACGTGATGGTCAACCTTCAGTTCACTCTCGTAGAGACACTGTGGAAATCCTTCTGGAGGTTCAGCCAGAGCACAGACACCGAATCACTCAACCT gcaCAATGAGTCTGAGAAGCGTCTGCCCAAATCGTGCCTGGTGGTGCTGTGTAAGTATGAGCCCGTGCTGCGCTGGACGAAAGAGTGCGACAACCTGCTCTACCAGACTCTGGTGGAGATCCTCATCCCTGATGTACTGAGACCCATCCCTA GTGCCTTAACTCAGGCCATCCGCAACTTTGCCAAGAGTCTGGAGAACTGGTTGACAGGCGCCATGATGAACATCCCAGAAGAGATGGTTCGCATAAAG gtggtgtgtgtgggctCCTTCTCCCAGACGCTGCGCCGCTACACCAGCCTGAACCACCTGGCCCAGGCAGCCCGTGCCGTCCTCCAGAACACAGCCCAGATCAACCAGATGCTCTCGGACCTCAACAGGGTGGATTTTACTAACGTACAG GAGCAGGCATCCTGGGTATGTCAGTGTGAAGACCGGGTGGTTCAGCGGCTGGAGcaagattttaaaatgactctgcagcagcagaactcTCTGGAGCAGTGGGCCACCTGGCTGGATGGAGTCGTCACCGAGGCCCTGAAGCCCTACGAGCACAACACAGCCGCTCTACCAAAGGCTGCCAAGGTCTTCCTGCTCAACTGGTCCTTCTatag CTCGATGGTCATCCGGGACCTGACTCTCCGCAGTGCTGCCAGCTTTGGCTCCTTTCACCTGATCCGCTTGCTGTATGATGAGTACATGTACTACCTGATCGAACACAGGGTGGCCCAGGCTAAAGGAGTGACACCCATCGCGGTCATGGGAGAA TTTGCCAGCACTGTCAAGAGCCGAATCTCTCCGGACCTGGAGAAAG aagaagaagaggacgaggaggacgaggagagcGAGGACGAGGGCGGAGATCTCGTGCTGCAGTCCACCTCTCTGAGTGCGATGGACGACGAGAAGGACCCGATGGAGCCGCCCGCCAAGCTGCCCAGGACCACTTTCAATCTGCACACTCTGACGGACAGCACACAACCTTAG
- the rln3b gene encoding relaxin-3b produces MWKAALLTLGLFVALVDRVQSNDGHPSFYGVKLCGREFIRAVIFTCGGSRWRRSVGDSALIGEEAFDPWNTNAIPQLTGEQDPAESQQAWRDQTLKAASVAAGFSRSARSPISEEVLEALRSADRKGRDVVVGLSNACCKWGCSKSEISSLC; encoded by the exons ATGTGGAAGGCAGCACTCTTGACCCTGGGCTTGTTTGTGGCACTGGTAGACAGGGTGCAGTCCAATGACGGCCATCCCTCTTTCTATGGGGTGAAACTGTGTGGAAGAGAGTTCATACGAGCTGTCATCTTTACCTGCGGTGGTTCTCGCTGGAGGAGAAGTGTAGGAGACTCAG ctCTTATTGGAGAAGAGGCCTTTGACCCATGGAACACAAATGCCATACCTCAACTTACCGGTGAGCAAGATCCTGCAGAGTCCCAACAAGCATGGAGAGATCAAACATTGAAAGCTGCATCTGTGGCTGCTGGATTCAGCCGCTCAGCTCGTTCGCCAATCTCGGAGGAGGTGCTGGAGGCTCTACGAAGTGCAGATAGGAAAGGACGGGATGTAGTGGTCGGACTGTCCAACGCCTGCTGCAAATGGGGCTGTAGCaagagtgaaatcagctctttGTGCTGA